Genomic segment of Prinia subflava isolate CZ2003 ecotype Zambia chromosome 4, Cam_Psub_1.2, whole genome shotgun sequence:
TCCaggccctccctgggcagctgttccagggctctgccaccctcagagTACAGAAATTCTTCATCATGCTGAGGTGGAACTTCTTGCATTTATGTTTATGGCcactgctccttgtcctgttgctgagcaccactgaaaagagcctggcaccatcctcttggcacccacCCTTGAGATATTTATATGCATTGATAAGATCCtctctcagtcttctcttctctggactgaacaggcccagctcttGCAGTCCCTCCTCAcaagagatgctccagacccctcacgTGTATGGCCTCTGCTTGATCCTCTCCAGTAGCTCcttgtccttcctgaactgtggagaccagaactgaacacagcactccctctccagggctgggaaCTTCACTTTTGAGGGGGTGCTCATTTCCAGGGGAAACAGATCTTTCAATATGAAGGATTTTTATCCTCAGGGTCATCTTTCAGGTAACAAGCACAGCACCTTGAACTGACACCCAAACACCCAGCTAGGGGGTAAGAAGAGTTTCTGTTCAACACATGCATTGAAGTGAAACAGAACAGGGCTGTATAACCACTCCTTCCTGCAAAACCATTTCATACCTGAAGTTATAGTCTGAGCAGGTCAAAAGCAACAGAGGAAAACTGATTACCCCTTAACCTGCACACTCCAAACCCCTCAAGTGACTCCTGGCGGGAAAGCAGCTCCCTGATTTGTGCTCTAGAGGGGTTGGAAGGATTTACATTTCACTTCTTGTGCAGTCAGAGCTCTTTTATTGTTAGCCAGTCAGAGCTCTTTTGTTGTTACCTTTCCTGGGTGTGTGTGGTTACAGGCACAGTCAGGGCTTGTCGTCGCTGTAGTAGCGCTGCTTCATGGCTCGGTATTTCCTCAGGAAGTACAAagcctccagctccttcatAACAAATTCTCCCCGGGCAATCAGTTGCTTGATTTTTTCAGGGTCTGTCTCATCTTTGTTTTTTAGAAAAGCGGCTTTCAAACGGCTTCTGAAGTAGTCTGCTCCTTTGGGATACTCCCTTCCAAGGtacagcagctgggagagaaaaGAATGGTGTGCTTTTAATTAACTGCACAGCAAAAGGGGGTTCATTTTCTGGTTAAGGAAAATGCTGGTGGCATTTGAGTCACTTACATTTTTGTACAGTTTTATCACTTCACCTCTTAAAGAATTGGCCATTCTCACATTTCAGTGAACTCTGTCcttgtgtgatttttttggtttgttggggttttgttacCTGAAGGATAATCAATTTGAAATTAGCCTTCTCTGTGAGTCAGCAAACCACCTCAGCCATCCTAAAAACTTCTGTATCCTAGTTTGCTCCAATTCTGGTTCTACtctgtctcttctttttctttcttactttttaTTCCATTTAACTTCTCATTGTCTTCTCTGCTCACCcctcaaacagaaaacaagaaatttctTACAACTTTCAACAACTGGGACACTTTGTGCTGTTCATTGTCTGCTTTCTCACACCCTTACAATTCTGTAcctgctggcctggctgctTCTATGGTCTGCTAAAAAACTGAATCttcatatatatacatataaaaaggtaaatatctataaataaaatacatatttacgTAATTTATAGATTTATATAGCAATATTTATAATAACATtttgatgtatttatttttatctccatatatatttatgtattacATATTCCTATAttgtatatatagatatatatacaATTTAATCATATACACGTGTATTCCTGCAACTGTCGCACTcataaattttgcttttttaaggACTCTTCTAAGTGCATTACAGATTGAGTCTAGTGTGCACTGGGCAAAACGTAAGGATAAGTGACAAAGTACctgattttcatttctgtaaacacaaaatcacagaaggGCCTGGGTTGGAgaggactttaaagatcatctcgtCCCACCCCcctgacaccttccactaccccaggctgctccgagccccgtccaacccggccttggaAGCtgccagggacggggcagccaaAACCAAATCACAGGAGACCGCAACCCAATCCAGCTCCCGCTGCGGGCCCTCCTCGGGCCGCCACCtccccctggctctgcctggcGCCCCGCtccccccagagccctcccCGGTTCCCCGCGGATCCCGGCAGGGCCGGACCGGGACCGGACCGGGACCTCACCGCTcccgcccggagccgccgcggcGCCGCTGCTTTACGGCAGCGCCGGGagcgcgcccggcccgcgccgcgcctgcgccgccgccggcggggccggccgggaTCCTGAGGGACACCGCCCCCAGCCGGGGAGCCGCGGGATCGGATCCTGAGGGACACCGCCCCCCGCCGGGGAGCCGCGGGATCGGATCCTGAGGGACACGGGCACCGCCCCCGCCGGGGAGCCGCGGGATCGGATCCTGAGGGACACGGGCACGGGCACCGCCCCCGTCGGGGAGCcgcgggatcgggatcgggatccTGAGGGACACCGCCCCCCGCCGGGGAGCCGCGGGATCGGATCCTGAggggcacgggcacgggcaccGCCCCCGCCGGGGAGCCGCGGGATCGGATCCTGAGGGACACGGGCACGGGCACCGCCCCCGCCGGGGAGCCGCGGGATCGGATCCTGAGGGGCACGGGCACCGCCCCCGTCGGGGAGCCGCGGGATCGGGATCCTGAGGGACACCGGCACCGCCCCCGCCGGGGAGCCGCGGGATCGGATCCTGAGGGACACCGCCCCCCGCCGGGGAGCCGCGGGATCGGATCCTGAGGGGCACGGGCACCGCCCCCGTCGGGGAGCCGCGGGATCCTGAGGGACACCGGCACCGCCCCCGCCGGGGAGCCGCGGGATCCTGAGGGACACGGGCACCGCCCCCGCCGGGGAGCCGCGGGATCGGGATCCTGAGGGACACGGGCACCGCCCCCGCCGGGGAGCCGCGGGATCGGGATCCTGAGGGACACGGGCACGGGCACCGCCACCCGCTGCGGACATGGTGAGGCGGGGAAGGGGCCCGGGATACGGGTTATGTGGTGGAGAGGGGAAGGATGGTGCCATGGGGAAGGATGAGGTGGTGGAGTAAAGCGGGGCGTTCCTTGTTAGCTAGAGTCCCGGGAGGTGGAGAAAAGGCTTTAGGGCTGAAAGGAGCACCTGAAGCACGCATTATCTCTCGTGTGAGCCCCGGTGTAAGTCCTTGGGCAGTGGGTTGCTGCTGTGGTTGCTCCGTGTGCAACCAGCCGGGAGGTGGTTCTGACTTTGTTGCCAGAATGGCTCTGGGGTAACTAACTTTGTTCCAAGAGTCATGTGTTAGTGGCTCATTTTCTACAGTCTTGAAATTATTGTCATTATAGTTTTTCAATAGATGATTACATCCAGTTTCAACAGAATAGAAGTacttttttaattattcctttCTAGTTGATACATTGTTGTCTGATgatccctttccttttttttccccttctgatCTTTTAGGgtccaaaaccaaaaaaaaaggtaggtGGGTAGAAACACGCTGTAGTTCACtgttgtgtttaatttttttacctgctttttttgcttttttttcttgaggcAGCTGGCTGGGGTTAATTTAATCGGCAGGAGGAAGAGGCGTCTCCAGGACACCGAGCTCTGGTGCCTTTTGCAGGGAGGCCAAGTGTTCCTGCAGCGCTGCTGGAGAGAGCGTGGCCAGTGCAGCCACGGCTTGTTTGCCTTGGCAACGGGTGTCCAGGCACAGAGGCGgtgtcctggctctgtccccgcctggggtggcagcaggaccaggacagtgactgtcccctgtgctgggcactgctggggccacACCTCCAGTCCTCAGTCCAGTTCCaggcccctcactgcaagatggacatggaggggctggagcgtgtccaggaagggaacagagctggggaaggggctggagcaccaggaggagcagctgggggggctcagcctggagaaaaggaggctcaggggggaccctgtggctctgcacagctccctgacaggagggacCAGCCAGGGAGcgtcaggctctgctctcagggAACAACGGACAGGACAAGGAACGGCCTCaaactgtgccaggggaggttcaggagGAATTTCATCATGAAAGGtttgtcaagcattggaaggggctgcccagggaggtttggagtccccagccctgggagtgtccaGGGAATGACTGGACATGACACTCcgtgctctgggctgggtgacaaggtgTGGATTGGGCCCAgcttggacttgatggtcttggtggtcttttccaacctgaatgatttTGGGATTCTGTTGAGTCACAGGCTAGAAACAGAATAAGGGGGATGGAGGGACAACAGGGAGAAGTCCATGGGAAACTGAGTTGCATAAATTTATCCTTTGGGTTATTCTTAATTCAGTGGTAATGAATTTATCTTCCCCAGCCGTGCATCTCACTCTTCTCAGTGCTCTGTTAAGTCATAGGAATGTAAAAAGAAGTTGACTAAAACATGATTGCAAGTAAATGAAACAAGCATATTTTCCCattcctgtttgtttgtttgtttatcaaagtgaaaaaaacaaattcttCCCTGAAATCCCAATGAGTAGAAGTGTGAGTTTTACTGACTCTGTTTTGGGATAATTTTGCAAACGAATGCTTTGGTAACAAATGTCACAAGATGCACTCAGATTCCGGTGACACTTAATTGTTACCACTGTCTTTGTCCCAGCTTCATGGTAATCTCTGTACTCAAAGttgcatttatatatttatatatttatgccCATATATTTATTGCCATGCCAAGTAGTGTGAAGTGAACAAGTAGTTATTTGTATCTGAATGTGTGACAGTCAGAATCAAAGTGTGAAATGAGAGTATTTGTAACACACTTGGTGTGTGAAGAAGGACCGGTGGTCAGATAATTTCTGAGAACCTCAAATTTAAAATAGTTATTCTAGGATTATGCTGAAGGTGAGTAGTGAACTGTCTGGAGTTGCAGTgagattttaaaacagaaaagagagcTTTTTGCTATTTTGTCTTGTGAATTAGATGCTTCGAAATGCTAGGCTTGtcccaaaatacattttccGGTATTTCCTAAAATGTTTGAAATTGTAACATCTACTTTCTTAGCAGATCTACCTGTTTTTCAATTTCTACATTAAAGCAAAAGATTTAAATGCTCTTGTgttgtggctgtgtttgggAATTTGTAGCATAGAAAAACACATTAACTTTAATACCTTATcacaaaaaagagaagaaaattgagTCCAGAATGTGCATTATTGTTCTGGAGGCTTCACTGGTTGTCTAGGGAGTCTGAAATCTTAACTGAGGGCTCACATTGGAAGGGCAAAGCCACAGAGTTATGGAACTGCCAAACTGTATTCAAACAATTCtgacatttgttttcttctccattccTGCAAACATGAAGTCCGATGGCAAAAGTGGAAAATcgaagaaagggaaggaagcGAGGCGGAGAGGTACTGTGCACTTCATTTGGAGGGAACATGATCAAAAagtcatttatttaaataaatgggCTGAAAGTAATGTCCTGAACTAGATGTGAATTGCTGTCAGTGTCACAAATACAAATGattcttccctcttttctgGTGTGGGCCAAATTCCCTGTCCTTGATGCTGCATCTCACTTCCCTGTCAGAGCAGTACTCTCTTTTCTAGTTGTTCCTACTTCAATTAGGAAGTTGGGAGGAATTAATTTACCATTAATCCATCCTGCTGGGGGCTTGAGCTTGCTGTGACTGCCAGTGGCTGCTAATCACTGGTAACATTTTGTGGTGGGAGTGGCAGCTCAGGCAGATTTGGGCACTTGGCTCAGTGCAGCACACACGCTTGGCATGATTTACTTGGAGGTGATGACATCAAGTCACTGGGAACATCTGCATTGAGGCACACACTGCCATTTTAGAGTGAAGGCTTAGAGGTTGAATCAGTTTTAGTTTTCACATCCTCTCCAATTTTCTAGTTCCTATGGCAGCAAAGAGAAGCCAGAACTGTGGAGTAGCAGATCCTGAAGAGGATTTCAATGAACAAACAGCTGTAAATTTTAAGTTGCAGGAACCAATGGCTGTaggaaagaagaagaggaaTTTGGGGTTAAAGTACTGAGTTTCACTCAAGATTTTGGATTGAGAGCCTGTGTCCATTGAAGCTGTAGATGGAGAGagcactcctgctgctgcacttgCTGGTCCTTGTTTCCACTTTTATCCTCACAGACTGATAGGGGCAGTGCCAGAGTTTTAGTAGTATTCAAATTAATTCGAATCAATCTTCATAAGGGACATTTCTGTGCAGTGAAAGATGAACATGTATGTTGCTCATAATGTTCATTTTACAGTGGTTTTATCATTAGAGCTggtaatgaaataatttttagaaattatttaggAAAGCACAGTGATGCCCTTGATCTCTTTCCCAATCCTCAGCTGAAGCTCAGTTACGAGCTGAAcaagaagaagcagaaagacTTGAGAAGGAGAGACTTTATCAAGAGCACTTGGCAAAGCTAGAGGCAAAGGTTAGTTTTATACTCAATGAAGAAATCTAATCCTATTTCTAAACTTGAGACAAGGCCTGTAAAACACCAGTAATTTATAGGAATTAATGTCCTTAATTAACTTCCTAATataggaatttattttcttcctttccttatGTGTTGGGAACAATATTGAGGAAATTTTCTAGTTTTGTTAAATTTAAATGCATTACCTTTTGTCCTATGTGTTTTTCACTTTgattaaatgccttttttttccatttccactgTGCTTTCAATGGAATGCATTTTTCATGTTCCTCATGAGGCTATTTGGTACAAATTCTTTACTTGGTTCCCTGCTCAGGCAGATACAGTGATTTGTGtttgtgtatgtatatgtgtgtgtattagactgtgtatatttatttttctgaacagTCTGGCATTCAGAACAAAAACTGATTGGtaatagataaatatttttgtgtttaaaaagaaagaaaagagatctacagcaaactaattttttttgaaagagtCGCTCTTGTCTACTCTTCTTATACTTCacagaatgtttttttcctcctaggGAGAAGGTGATCTTAAaataatagttttattttttccctttaaatttCTATCTTGCACACTTTTTCCAAATTATGCTTACATTTTTAGCAGCTCCCATTAGAGCTGTCTCAGGATGCTGATATGGAAACTGTTCAAGTGAGAGGTAACAATCATATGTCACATTATGTTTATCATATGGCTCAGCAGCTACTGTGATGACAATAACATATTGCAAACTACTGCAGTCTTCTCAatatgtttaataaataaagcaagttttcagtgtttggatTTGTTTAAATAATAACTCATTCAAATATCTcaaatttgtttcttctgtgtAAAATAAGTGtaagaaataaaccaaatatttaACTGCTCTGTTTGAgattatacatatatatatattttaacagTATCAAGAAGGGAGGGAGACTGAACTAGCAGAACTGAATTCACTGGAACAGAAGTTTCTTTCTGCACAGCAGTGGAAAATGGATTACAGAGAACAAGCCAAGGTAAGCTTTCTTGCCAAAATCTGCCCAGTGGTTTGGTAAGGAAGAGACTTTAGGAGATTCCAGTTCTTGAATGTAGGTGTGTGTGCTATGACAGCATTTTGAATTGTGTCTCAAAGCAGTGACAGGCCATGCTCACTTCTTTACTTTGgaacacacagaaaagaaatgtgatCAAAGGATCAGTGCCCCACACCTTACCCCAACAGTCACAAGGAATTGCAGTTTCAGATGATCTGATATCATCTTCCTCTTTGATTTCTTTAATTCGTTCTGCTTTTAACcatttcaccaaaaaaaaaaaaaaaaaagttctgccagagcttaaaaagaaatcttgtaGAGCATTTATTTCAGTGGTTCCTGGATATCACAAGCCATCATTCAGAGAGAGAGGTTTGCTGGATTTTTGAAGGATGTAGCACAAACCTAGGTCAGGGCTGGAAACGTATGAAAATTGATGGCTGCAGTTCAGTTCAGGGTGACATCCATGGTGGCTGAATCATCACCCAGTGGCATTATGTACCTGTCAAGTTCAATTTTAAGTGGTAAGGTGTGGAAATAGAGGAGATTTCACTCTTGTGAATCTTGCCAACACATCACTCAGTAACAGTCTGATAATGAGATTTGGTCAGGTAAGGAACCAAAGGTTTGATGTCCTGCAGTCCTGTGGACACaaggattttctctttttcttgtgtATTAATCCTTTTAAAATCTCTGCAGAAGAATTTCACAATCATAGGATAAATCATGTTAGAGAGGACTTCTGAAGTTCCTGTAGCTCAACCTCCTGCACCAAGCAGGGCAAAGTCTGATGCTAAATCAAGGTGCTCAGTTGGggtttgaaatatttaaaagttgGAGGTACCACAGCATCTTTGATAGCTT
This window contains:
- the ETFRF1 gene encoding electron transfer flavoprotein regulatory factor 1; translated protein: MANSLRGEVIKLYKNLLYLGREYPKGADYFRSRLKAAFLKNKDETDPEKIKQLIARGEFVMKELEALYFLRKYRAMKQRYYSDDKP